A DNA window from Coffea arabica cultivar ET-39 chromosome 6c, Coffea Arabica ET-39 HiFi, whole genome shotgun sequence contains the following coding sequences:
- the LOC113691442 gene encoding CBL-interacting serine/threonine-protein kinase 6-like, with product MTMGSEEKCGVLRGKYELGRLLGHGTFAKVYMSRNLQTGKSVAMKVVGKEKVIKVGMMEQIKREISVMKMVKHPNIVDLHEVLASKTKIYFAMELIRGGELFAKIAKGRLREEVARNYFQQLMSAIDFCHSRGVYHRDLKPENLLLDEDGNLKVTDFGLSAFTAHLRRDGLLHTTCGTPAYVAPEVIGKKGYDGARADIWSCGVILFVLLAGYLPFQDDNLVSMYRKIYRGDFKCPPWLSPEARKLITKMLDPNPSTRVSISKIMDSSWFKKSEPKTLRSKEEQEFAVVEDEGVVARGKEIETLNAFHIISLSEGFDLSPLFEEKKREEKEELRFATTKPASSVISKLEEVAKTKNFSFKRNDSCVRLQGLENGRKGKLGIAADIFAVAPSFVVVEVKKSSGDTLEYNQFCNKELRPALKDIVWTTPAGNSMPAA from the coding sequence ATGACAATGGGGTCCGAGGAGAAATGCGGAGTACTTCGCGGAAAGTACGAGCTGGGGCGGCTTTTGGGCCACGGGACTTTTGCTAAGGTGTATATGTCGCGGAACCTGCAAACGGGCAAGAGCGTGGCCATGAAAGTTGTTGGGAAAGAGAAGGTGATAAAGGTAGGGATGATGGAGCAAATCAAACGAGAAATCTCCGTCATGAAGATGGTGAAGCATCCCAACATCGTGGAtttgcatgaggtattggctagTAAAACCAAAATTTACTTTGCCATGGAGCTTATTCGCGGCGGAGAATTGTTCGCTAAAATCGCCAAAGGCCGGCTCCGGGAAGAAGTCGCTAGGAATTATTTCCAGCAGTTGATGTCGGCCATTGATTTCTGCCACAGCCGCGGGGTGTATCATAGAGACTTGAAGCCTGAGAATCTCCTCCTAGATGAGGATGGGAATTTGAAGGTGACAGATTTTGGGCTCAGCGCCTTCACCGCTCATCTCCGGCGAGATGGACTATTGCATACCACATGCGGAACGCCGGCCTACGTCGCACCGGAGGTGATTGGCAAGAAGGGTTATGATGGGGCTAGAGCGGATATCTGGTCATGTGGGGTAATTCTCTTCGTGCTGTTGGCCGGATATTTGCCTTTCCAGGATGATAATCTTGTTTCCATGTATAGGAAAATTTACCGCGGAGATTTCAAGTGCCCGCCTTGGTTGTCACCGGAAGCTCGGAAATTGATAACCAAGATGTTGGATCCCAACCCAAGTACGAGGGTTTCCATTTCCAAGATTATGGATTCTTCTTGGTTTAAGAAATCGGAGCCTAAAACTCTGAGAAGTAAGGAGGAGCAAGAATTCGCGGTGGTGGAGGATGAAGGTGTTGTAGCAAGGGGGAAGGAGATTGAGACTTTGAATGCTTTCCACATCATCTCTTTATCGGAGGGATTTGACTTGTCGCCCCTTTTtgaggagaagaaaagggagGAGAAAGAAGAGTTGAGATTTGCAACGACAAAGCCAGCCAGCAGTGTCATCTCTAAGCTTGAGGAGGTAGCGAAAACAAAGAATTTCAGCTTCAAGAGGAACGATTCCTGTGTTAGATTGCAGGGGTTGGAAAACGGAAGAAAAGGCAAGCTAGGAATTGCTGCTGATATCTTCGCCGTGGCACCTTCATTTGTGGTGGTTGAGGTGAAGAAGTCTAGTGGTGATACTTTGGAGTACAACCAATTCTGCAACAAAGAGCTCAGACCAGCACTCAAGGACATTGTTTGGACCACTCCAGCTGGGAATTCAATGCCTGCTGCTTGA